CCAGGGCCACCAGGCGCTGGACGCGCTGCGCGCCCTCACCCACGTACCCCTCCTGTGGGCCGTGCAGTCACGGGTGGGGACCGAGGTCGCCGAACGGCTCGCGGCCGGCGAGGTGGCCGGGGTCGCGGAGGTCCGCGTCGCCAATGCCCAGGACCGCTGCCTGCTGATCCGCCTCGACCGGCCCATCGCCGCCGAACTGCCTTCCGTCGCCGCGCGGTTCGGCGCCGCGCCGTACCCCGTCGGCTCCAACTCGCGCTACGAGATCGCGCCGCTCTTCTACCGGATGTCCAGTTCGGCCCTGGACGACGCCCCGGAGCTGGCCGACTGGACCGTGCGCGTCAACCCGATGCGGGCCGGTGCGGACCTCGTCATCGACATCCTGCGCCGCTCGCTCGCCGCGATGGCCGACCCGAAGGGCCACTGACCGTGTTTCTCGACACCGTGCTCACCCGCAACCCGGAGCTCGTCGACGCCGCGGCCGCTCTGCACCGGCGGGGTGAGATCCCGCCCGACACCTATGTGATGGACCTCGACGCCGTCGAGGCCAACGCGGCCCTGCTGGCGGCCGAGGCCGAACGCCTCGGTATCGGCCTGTGGTTCGTCGTCAAGCAGATCGGCCGCAACCCCGAACTGATCCGGGCCGTCGCCCGGCACATCCCCCGCTCCGCCGCCATCGACCCGGCCGAGGCCCGGGCCCTGCACGCGGCCGGGGCCGGGCCGGGCAACGTCGGCCACCTCGTGCAGATCCCCCGGCGGGCCCTGCCCGGCGTGCTGGCGTGGCGGCCGGAGAACGTCACGGTCTTCGACCTGGCCAACGCCCGTGCCGTCTCGGACGCGGCCCGGGAGCTGGGCTTCGTCCAGGACGTCCTGATCCGGCTCGAAGGGGCCGAAGGCACCGTCTACCCCGGTCAGGAGGGTGGTGTTCCGCTGGAGCGGCTGGACGCCTTCGCCGAGGCCGCCGAGGCCCTCGGGGGCATCCGGATCGCGGGCGTCACCGCCTTCCCGTGCGTGCTCTGCGACCCGGAGTCGGGGCAGCCCGCCGCCACGGCCACCTTCGACCTGGCGCTCAAGGCCCGCGACCTCCTCGCCGCGCGCGGCCACCTCGATCTGAGGCTGAGCGCGCCCAGCGCCACCTCGATGGCGTCCCTCCCGCTGCTCGCCGAGCGCGGGGCCACGCACGGGGAGCCGGGCCACGCCCTCACCGGCACGACTCCGCTGCACGCCCTGGACCCGGCCCAGCCCGAGAAGCCGGCGTACGTGTACGTCAGCGAGGTCGCGCACACCCTCGCCGACGGCCGCCCGGCCCTGTTCGGCGGCGGGTTCTACGCGCGCTCCCACATCCGCGGCGCCCTCCTGCCACGCACCGGCACGCGGCTGGGCGTGCGGGACGCCCCCGCCGAGAACATCGACTACTACCGGCTGCTCGACGCGCCCCCGGCCGGCTCGGACGTCCGGCTGGGCGACACCGCGCTGCTCGCCTTCCGTACCCAGATCTTCGTCACCCGCTCGACCGTCGCCGTCGTCTCCGGACTCGCCTCCGGAAAGCCCCGGCTGAACGGGCTCTACGACGCCCACGGCCGAGCCCTGTAAGGAGCGATCCCATGGCCAGGACCGTGATCGTCGTCATCGACGGATTCGGCGTCGGCGCCATGCCCGACGCGGGCGCCCTGCGCCCCGGCGACCGCGCCGCCGACACCTGCGGGCACGTCCTCGACCACACCCGCGCCGCGTTCGGGCGGCCGCTGCGGCTCCCGGTGCTCGGGGCGCTGGGCCTCGGTCTGGTCCACCCCCACCGGGACCTGGCGCGGAGCACCCGGCTGCCCGTCGCGGCGGGCCGGGCCGCCCTGGGCTATCCGGGTGCGGACACCTTCGCGGGCCACCAGACCATGATGGGCGCGGACTTCAGCCGGGTGACCGTGGCCCGGCTCGCCGACCACCTCGACGAGGTGACCGAGGCGCTCACGGCGGCCGGTCACCGGGCGGAGCGGCTCGACGGGAAGCCGCTGCTGCTGGTCGACGGGGCGGTGCTGGTCCACGACAACCTGGAGGCCGACCCCGGGATCAACTGGAACGCGTCGGGGCGCCTGGAGGATCTGCCGTTCGACGGTCCGGGCGGGATTCTCGCCGTCGCCCGTACGGTGCGGGCCGTCGCCCCGGTCGCCCGGGTCATCGCGGTGGGCGGGCACGCGGACGGTCCGCTCGGCTCCTACGTACGGGGCGGGGACGGGGGCACCGTCGGTCTCGACACCCCGGCCACCGGCTTCTACCGCAACGGCGGCCTGGAGGTCCAGCACCTCGGCGCCCCGCTCGACCACACCCGTCAGCTCCCCTCTCTCGCGGCGCGGGCCGGCATCCCGGTCACCCTGGTGGGGAAGGCCGCCGACATCCTGGTGTGCGAACAGGCGGACCGCCGGCCGGCCGTGGCCACAGCCGACGTCCTGGCGCACACCCTGGAAGCGGTACGCGCCGGGGGCGACGCCCTGGTGGTCGCGAACGTCCAGGAGACGGATCTGGCGGGGCACCAGCAGGACACGGGGCGCTACGGGCAGGTGCTGGAGCAGGTGGACTCGGGGCTCGCCGGGCTTCTGGCGCTGCTCACGGACACCGGGGACCGGCTGATCGTCACCGGCGACCACGGCAACGACCCCTCGATCGGGCACGCGCACCACACCCGGGAGTACGTGCCGGTACTGATCCACCGCCCCGAGGGGGCCGGGGTGGAGCTGCTGCCGGACGCGCGGAGCCTCGCCGACGTGGGCGCGACGGCCGCCCGGTCGCTGGCGCTGTCCCCGCGGGACCTGGCGGCGGGATCGCCGATCGGCACGGACGGGGAGGCGCGGGCCGCCGCCCCGCGGACGTAGTCGCCCCGCGGACGTAGTCGCCCCGGGGACGAAGAATCCCCGGGGCGTAATTGCGGTCCGGGGATTATCGCGGGTATATTGGATTCTTCTGTGCTCATGCAGAAAGGCCCCGCTCGGGGGCCTTATGAGTACGAATATATCTGGCGGGGAGCCGTTTTGTCAAACCGGGAAAGCGACGAATTGCGGGAAGAGCAGGAATTCATCGACCGGCTCCATGCCCGGGTCGACGCCCTGCGCGGGGTGGCCGCCGATGGCGTCGAACACGCGCTGACGCCGGTCGGAACGGGCCAGCAGGCACGGCTGGAGCGCGACATCCTCGTCGCGGAGCGCTCGGGTCTGCTCGCCGCGCTCAACGCGGTGGACGGTTCGCTGTGTTTCGGGCGCATCGACCGCTCCGACGGGCTCGCGCACCATATCGGCCGTATCGGAATCCGTGAGGACGACGCCGAGCACACCCCTGTTCTGATCGACTGGCGTGCGCCGGTGGCGCGTCCTTTCTATCTCGCCACGGGGCACACGCCGATGGGTCTTCGCCGGCGCCGGCACATCACGACCGAGGGCCGCACCGTCACCGAGCTCCATGACGAGATCCTCGATCTCGGGGACCGCGACCGCACCGGCTTCGAGGATCCGAACGGCGACGCCGTGCTGCTCGCGGCGCTCGACTCCGCGCGGACGGGACGCATGGGCGACATCGTGCGGACCATCCAGGCCGAGCAGGACGCCATCATCCGGGCCCCGCACCGGGGCGTCCTCGTCGTCGAGGGCGGGCCCGGCACCGGCAAGACGGCCGTCGCGCTGCACCGGGCCGCCTTCCTGCTGTACGAGCACCGCGAGCTGCTGGCCAAGCGGGCCGTGCTCATCGTGGGGCCCAACCCGGCGTTCCTGCGCTACATCGCGGAGGTGCTGCCCGCGCTCGGCGAGACCGGTGTGCTGCTGGCGACGCAGGCCGAGCTGTTCCCCGGAGTGCACGCCACCGGTACGGACTCCGCGCGCGCCGCGACCGTCAAGGGCGGCGAGCCGATGGCCGAAGCGCTCGCCCTGGCCGTACGCGACCGGCAGCGGCTGCCCGAGCCCGGGGCGGCGGTGGTCATCCCGCACGAGGACGGCGGGGACCTGGTCCTGGACTGGGAGATCGCGTACGAGGCCCGGCAGGCGGCCAGGGACACCCGTCTCCCGCACAACCTCGCCCGCCCCCACTTCGTCTTCCGCGTCATCGACGCGCTCACCGCGCAGCTCGTCGAACGCATCGGCGCCGACCCCTACGGCGGGCCCAACTTCCTCGGCCCCGACGACGTGGCCCAGCTCGGCCGGGGCGTGGCGCTGAGCAAGGAGGTGCACGCGGCCGTGGACGAGCTGTGGCCGCCGCTCACCCCCGAGGGCTTCCTCGCCGACTATCTGGCCGACCCGGTGTACGTACCGGACGAGGACGCCGACGCGATCCGCCGCCCGGCCGCCGCCGGGGCGTGGACGCCCGCCGACGTACCGCTGCTCGACGAGGCCGCCGAGCTGCTCGGCGTCGACGACAGCGCGCAGAGGGCGGCTGCCGAGGCCGCCCGTCAGGAGCGGGTCGGCTACGCGCAGGGTGTGCTGGAGCTGTCGCGCGGCTCGGAGAGCTACGAGTTCGAGGACGAGGAGTCCGAGGTCCTGGCCGCCCACGACATCATCGACGCCGAGCGGATGGCGGAGCGGCACGAGGAGGCCGACCACCGCACCGCCGCCGAGCGGGCCGCCGCCGACCGCACCTGGGCGTTCGGGCACATCATCGTCGACGAGGCGCAGGAGCTGTCGCCGATGGCGTGGCGGCTGCTGATGCGCCGGGCGCCGAGCCGCTCGCTGACGCTGGTCGGCGACCCGGCCCAGACCTCGGAGGAGGCCGGCGTCGGGTCGTGGGAGAAGATCCTTCGGCCGTACGTCGGCGACCGCTTCGAGCACGTCGGCCTGAAGGTCAACTACCGTACGCCCGCCGAGATCATGGAGCTGGCGGCCGAGGTCCTGCGGGAGAAGGACCCCGCGTTCACCGCCCCCGTCTCGGTGCGGTCGACCGGCGAGAAGCCGTGGACACGGGATGCCGGGGAGGATCTGGCGGGCGAGGTGGCCCGGGCGGTCGTGGAGTTGACGCCCCGGGAGGGGCGCCTCGCGTTGATCGCTCCGCGTGCGCTGCACGAGGAGATCGCGGCCCCGCTGGACGGCGTCACGGCGGGCGAGGCCCCCGACCTCACGCACCCGGTGGTGCTGCTGGACCCGCGCCAGGCCAAGGGGCTGGAGTTCGACCATGTGCTGGTCGTGGAGCCCGCCCGGTTCGGCACGAGCGATCTGTACGTGGCGCTCACCCGGGCCACCCAGCGTCTGGGCATCGTCCACCGGGAGGGGCTGCCTCCGGCGTTGCGCTGACGGGCCGGGCGGCCCGCCCCCGTGGTGCTCGGCGCCGGCGGGCCGCGGGCGTGGCCGGAACACGGTTGGCGAAGCCATAGGGTGACGCCATGTCTTCGCCATTGAGTTCGACAAAGACCGCGGCCGCTCTCCGCACGTCGGCACGGGTCTCCGCAGAGGTGCTGCTGGTCCTCGTGGCGGCGGCGGTCGCGCTGTGGGTGCTGGGCCGGATGTGGTCGGTCGTATGGCCGCTGATAGTCGGTCTGTTCCTCACCACGCTGACCTGGCCGCTCGCCCGTTTCCTGCGCCGGCTCGGCTGGTGGCCCTCGCTCGCCGCGTCGGTGGTGACGGTGTTCTCCCTGCTCGTGGGGGCGGGCATCGTGGCTCTGATCGCGGTGCCGGTGGCGGGTGAGTCCGGGGAGCTGGCCGACGGGGTGATCCAGGGGATCGACAAGCTCCGCGAGTGGGCGGCGGGTCCGCCCCTGAACATCGGCGACGACCAGATCACCGGTGCCCTGGACACGGCGACCGCTCAGCTCCAGGACAGTGTCGGCAGCGTGGTCACCACCGCCGTCACCGGGGTGAGCACCGTCGTCAACGGGCTGGTCACCGCGGTGCTGGCGATCTTCCTGATGTTCTTCTTCCTCAAGGACGGCCCGCGCTTCCTGCCGTGGCTCACCCGTCAGCTTCCCGGCCGGCTCGCCACCGACGTCCCCGAGGTGGCCTCCCGCTGCTGGGACACCCTGGGCGCGTTCGTGCGGTCCCAGGCGTTCGTGGGTCTGCTGGACGCGGTCTTCATCGGACTCGGCCTGTGGATCCTGGGGGTACCGCTGGTCCTGCCGCTGGCGGTGCTGACCTTCGTCTGCGCGTTCGTGCCGATCGTGGGGGCGCTGTTCGCCGGATTCGTGGCGGTGGTCATCGCGTTGGTCTCGAACGGACCGATGGACGCCCTGCTCGTGCTGGCGATCATCGTCGTGGTGCAGCAGTTGGAGGGCAATGTGTTCCAGCCCATGATCCAGAGCCGTGGGCTGGGTCTGCACGCGGCCACGGTCCTGCTCGCCGTCACGCTGGGCGGCAGCCTGGCCGGTGTGGTGGGGAGCCTCCTCGCCGTACCGGTGGCTGCGGTGCTCGGGGTGGTCTGGAACTACCTCCGCGAGCAGCTCGTGGAGGAGCCCCCGGAGGCAGGGGCCCCGGCCGACGAAGCCGGCGCACCGGTCCCGTCGGCCTAGGGCCCGGCCGCCTCACCGCCCGAGGGTGCGCAGCAGCGCCGGCAGCGCGCCGCGCAACTCGCGCTCCCAGTAGGGCGGGGAGTGGGTGCCCCGGTAGAAGTGCGTGGTGACCGCCACCCCGTGGGCCCTCAGCCGGGAGGCCATCGCCCGGTTCTCCGCCCCCATGATGGCCTCGGTCGGGGACAGGACGTCCTCGGGGAAGGGGTGCTCGGGGTCCTCCAGGCCGGGGACGTGCGGGTCCGGCTCCGTGCCGGGCGGGTCGAGCGCGCCCGCCCGGCCGTCGCCGCTGGAGAGGTGGACCTCGACGCCGCGCAGTCGCTCCGGCCGGTAGTACGGGTCGTGGTTCTGCCAGATCCGCCGCTGGGCCACCGGGTCGCCCCACAGCGCCGACCGGTCCAGCCCCAGGTAGTCGAGCCCGGCCCGGACCGCCCGGGGGTGCTGGAGCGGATGGACGTAGCCGCTGAAGCCCGCCACCGCGCGGAACAGGCCGGGGTGGCGTGCCGCGTAGGCCAGTGCGCCGAAGCCGCCCTGCGACTCCCCCGCCGCGACCCGCCGCTCCCCCGCGCCGTAGGAACGCTCCAGGAGCGGGCGCACCTCGTCGAGGTGGAAGGTCTCCACGCGCGGCGCGCCGCCGTCGCCGTGGTTCCACCAATCGCTGTAGAACCCGAAGACCGGCATCGACGGCATGACCACGAGCACGTCGCGCAGGTGCGGGAGCCGCTCCACGGCGTAGTCCTCGGTCCAGGCCTCGGGGTCGCCGTGGCCGCCCGCCAGCAGGTACAGCACCGGCCACCGCTCGCCGCTCCCGCGCTTCTCCCAGCCGTCCGGCGTGAGCAGCCGGACCGTGGCGGGTCCGCCCAACGCCGTTGACCGCACGGTCAGTTCGAGCAGTCGGTGGCCGATCCACCGTTCCCCCGTGACACGGATGCCCGTGCTGTCGCCATCGGGCGGGGCCGCTTGCGCCGTAGCACCGAGGAGGAGCGACAGCAGGACCGCGAACCGGACGATCGCCTTTCGCCGAACTCTCATCACCGCAACCTTCCGACACCGTCGGCCGGACTTCGCCCGACTCTTCGGACGGTACGGAGCGGGCGGACGCCCGGCATCCTCCACGGAGAGTCGGCCCCTACGCCGACGGGAGCAGGCCGACGGGTGGTTCAGGACGGACCGGATCGGCGCTCGGGCGGGTGCTCAGGCCTTGGCGGTGGCGCGGTGCGCCAGGGCGTAGCCGTACTGGTCGGGCCAGCGGGGTGCGGCCGCGAGGGCGTCGGCGGCGTGGTGGGCCCAGTGCGGATCGCGCAGCATCTCGCGGCCGATCATGACCGCGTCCGCCCGTCCCGCCGCGACGATCTCCTCGGCCTGGCCCGCGTCGCGGATCAGGCCCACGGCGGAGGTGCGGATGCCGGCCGTCCGCCGGACGCGTTCGGCGAAGGGGACCTGGAAGCCGGGGTGGGCGGAGATCGCGGCGTCGCGGACGAGGCCGCCGGTGGAGACGTCGAGCAGATCGACGCCGTGTGCGGCCAGTTCCCGGGCGAGGCGGGCGGTGTCGTCGCCGGTCCAGCCCTCGCGCGGGTCCTCGGGGTTCTCGGTCGGCCAGTCGGTGGCCGAGGTGCGGAAGAGGACCGGCAGGTCGTCCGGCCATACCGCGCGGACGGCGTCGACCACCTGGAGGGGGAAGCGCAGCCGGTTCTCCCAGCTGCCGCCGTAGGCGTCGGTGCGGTGGTTGGCGACCGGGGAGACGATCTGGACGCGATCTTCCCGGGGCTGCTCCCGGCCGTCCTGGAAGGGGCGCGCCGGCCGGCGGGCGCACCGGACCGGGCGGACAGGGCATGAGGACGCGTCCGCCCCGAGCACCTGGGGCGCTCGGGGCGGACGTTCGCGTGGAGGTGCGGCCTGGCGGCCGACCCTCAGATCGTCGCCGTGTCGATCACGAAGCGGTAGCGGACGTCGCTGGCGAGCACCCTCTCGTACGCCTCGTTGATCCGGTCCGCGCCGATCACCTCGATCTCGGCGCCGAGCCCGTGCACGGCACAGAAGTCCAGCATCTCCTGGGTCTCCGCGATCCCGCCGATCGCCGAACCCGCGATCGACTTGTTGCCCAGGATCAGGGAGAAGAGGTTCAGTGAGATCGGCTCTTCGGGGGCGCCCACGTTGACCAGGGTGCCGTCGGTCCGCAGCAGACCGAGGTAGGCGCCGAAGTCCAGCGGGGCGGAGACCGTGGAGAGGATGACGTCGAAGGCGCCGGCCAGCTCCTCGAAGGTCCGCGGATCGCTGGTCGCGTAGTAGTGGTCGGCGCCCAGCTTGAGCCCGTCGTCCTTCTTCCTCAGCGACTGGGAGAGGACGGTGACCTCGGCGCCGAGCGCGTGCGCGATCTTGACGGCCATATGACCGAGGCCGCCGAGCCCGACGACGGCGACCTTCCTGCCGGGGCCAGCGCCCCAGCGCTTGAGCGGGGAGTAGGTGGTGATGCCGGCGCACAGGAGCGGCGCGGCCTCGTCCAGGGCGATGCCCTCGGGGATGGAGAGCGCGAACGTCTCGGCCACGACGATGTGCGTCGAGTAACCGCCGTAGGTGGGCTCGCCACCGCGGTCGAGGGCGTTGTACGTCTGGGTGTTCCCCTCGGCACAGTGCTGTTCGCGGCCCATCAGGCACGCGTCGCACTTTCCGCAGGAGTCGACCATGCAGCCGACGCCGACGCGGTCGCCGACCTTGAACCGGGTGACCCCGGAGCCGGTCTCGGCGACGATCCCGGCGATCTCGTGGCCGGGCACCATCGGGAAGATGCCCTCGCCCCAGCCGTCGCGGGCCTGGTGGATGTCGGAGTGGCAGATCCCGGCGAACTTGATGTCGATGAGGATGTCGAACTCGCCCACCGGGCGGCGTTCGATCGTGGTGCGCTCCAGCGGGGCCTTGGCACGGGGAGCGGCGTAGGCGGCAACGGTGGTCATGCCGGAGGTTCTCCTCTGGGTGATGCGGTAGGAACGTCTCCCAGCATCACGCCGCGACGGATGTTTACCCAGGTCACCGCTTTGCCTACGTCCAGTGTTCCTACTACTGACGGGGACAGGCTCCGGCCCCTGCGAGCTGGAATCACAGGAATAATGGAGACCATGGACGATCGACCAGAGGCCGCCGCCCCCGAGCCGCTGGACGGGCGCGCCGAGCTCAGCGAGTTCCTGCGCACCCGGAGGGCCAAGCTCCAGCCGGGTGACGTGGGACTTCCGGAGTTCGGCCGGCACCGCCGGGTGCCCGGTCTGCGCCGGGAGGAGCTGGCGCAGCTGGCCGGGGTGTCCGTGGCGTACTACACGCGTCTGGAGCAGGGCAACGGGCGCAACGTGTCGGCCGAGGTGCTCGACGCGATCGCGCGTGCGCTGCGGCTCACGGACGCCGAGAGCGCGCATCTGACCCATCTGGCCAAGCCCGCCCGGCACAAGCGGAAGCGCCGCCCGGCCCGGGTGCAGCGCGTGCGGAAGGGCGTGCTGTACCTGCTCGACAGCATGGACGGTATCCCCGCGTACGTGACCGGGGCGCGCTCCGACGTGCTGGCCTGGAATCCGATGGCGGCGGCGGTGTTCGGCGACTGGGGCACGCTGCCGCCGGGTGAGCGCAACTGGGCGCGGCTGGTGTTCCTCTCCCCCGCCTACCGGGACCTGTTCGTGAACTGGGACTCCAAGGCCTCGGACATGGTCAGCTATCTGCGGCTGTACGCGGGCTGCCATCCCGACGATCCGGAGCTGTCGGCGCTGGTGGGCGAACTCTCGGTCAAGAGCGACGAGTTCCGGCGACTGTGGGCCACGCACAACGTCAAGGAGAAGGGGCACGGCGTCAAGCTGCTGCGGCATCCGCTCGTCGGGGAGCTGACCCTGTCGTACGAGACGCTGAACCTCCCGGACGACGAGGAGCAGCACCTGGTGACCTACCACGCGGAGCCGGGCTCGGAGTCGGCCCAGGCCCTGCGTCTGCTGGCGAGCTGGGGCGCGGACGCGGGCCGGGCCGATGTGATCAGTGAGGCGGGCCGGGGTCCGGCCGGCGAGCGATGAGGACGAACTCCCGGCCGGGGCGGTCGGGTGCGCCGCGCACGTCACGTACGACGAACCCCCGCGCCGTCAGGTCCGCCTCGGCCTCCTGACGTTCTCGGAAGCGCAGGGTGGAGTCGGAGGTGAGGACCTGCCCGTCGCCCCGGAACACATAGGTCCAGCGGAACGACACGAGCGGTCCGACGACCTCGGTCACCTCGACCCAGCTCTCGACGGGGCCGACGCCGGGGATCTCGGTGACCCGGTGGGAACTCTCCCGGTTCCACGCCTCCCAGGCGCGCCGGGCCGGATCCCGGGTCTCGAAGACCAGATGCCCGCCGGGCCGCAGCGCCTCGTGGGCGCCGCGCAGGGTCGCCTCCCAGTCGGCCGGGTCGACGATCTCCTGCGCGACGTTGGCCGTCATGGTGACCAGGTCGACCCGCAGCGGCGGCAGGGCCGCGGCGTCACCGCGGATCCAGCGGACCCGGTCGCCGCCCGGCTTGGCCCGAGCCACGTCGAGCGAGGCCCGGGCGGGGTCGACCCCGACGACCTCGATGCCACGGCCCGCCAGCAGCAGGACGAACACGCCCGTACCGCAGCCGATGTCCAGCACGCGCCGCGCACCGAACTCCTCGGCGAGGCGGACGTACGGTTCCAGGTCGCCACGGTCGGGATCGAGCGGGTCGTAGAGAGCGGCCAGCCGGGGATGCACGAAAATCTCGTCAGTCATGCGCCGGAGGGTAGGGGATGCGGCGGAAGCCGGAAACGCGTACGCGGAGATCGGTAAGCATCGGACCTACCCGCCGGTATTCGTTATCGAGAAACGGAAGAATGCGACAGATGCCCGCCGTATCCTTTTCCGACCACGGCTCACTCGCGTGCGAAAAGGGTGACCGGAAAAGGAAATATGTGCATCGTCGCGCTTATCCGCGGCCCGCAAGGCGCCTTGGCGTTTCCTTGACCCGCACAGCGGCCCTATTCGGGCGCGAACGCCGCCGCGTGCTCGGCCGACCAGACGCGGTACGGCCGCGCCGGACGGCCCGTCAGTTCCTGGATCGTGGGCAGCACGGCCGCCTTGGCTCCCGCCCGCTGCCGCTCCGCGCTCTCCAGGAAGGCCTCCGCGACGGGGGGCGGATACTTCGCCAGCAGGGCCGTGCGCGCGGCGGCCACATCCAGTTCCTCGAAGCGCAACGGCCGCCCCAGCACCCGGGAGAGCTGAGCCGTCTGCTCGCGCGCGGTGATCGCTTCCGGGCCCG
The nucleotide sequence above comes from Streptomyces sp. NBC_01116. Encoded proteins:
- a CDS encoding YhfX family PLP-dependent enzyme; the encoded protein is MFLDTVLTRNPELVDAAAALHRRGEIPPDTYVMDLDAVEANAALLAAEAERLGIGLWFVVKQIGRNPELIRAVARHIPRSAAIDPAEARALHAAGAGPGNVGHLVQIPRRALPGVLAWRPENVTVFDLANARAVSDAARELGFVQDVLIRLEGAEGTVYPGQEGGVPLERLDAFAEAAEALGGIRIAGVTAFPCVLCDPESGQPAATATFDLALKARDLLAARGHLDLRLSAPSATSMASLPLLAERGATHGEPGHALTGTTPLHALDPAQPEKPAYVYVSEVAHTLADGRPALFGGGFYARSHIRGALLPRTGTRLGVRDAPAENIDYYRLLDAPPAGSDVRLGDTALLAFRTQIFVTRSTVAVVSGLASGKPRLNGLYDAHGRAL
- a CDS encoding phosphopentomutase gives rise to the protein MARTVIVVIDGFGVGAMPDAGALRPGDRAADTCGHVLDHTRAAFGRPLRLPVLGALGLGLVHPHRDLARSTRLPVAAGRAALGYPGADTFAGHQTMMGADFSRVTVARLADHLDEVTEALTAAGHRAERLDGKPLLLVDGAVLVHDNLEADPGINWNASGRLEDLPFDGPGGILAVARTVRAVAPVARVIAVGGHADGPLGSYVRGGDGGTVGLDTPATGFYRNGGLEVQHLGAPLDHTRQLPSLAARAGIPVTLVGKAADILVCEQADRRPAVATADVLAHTLEAVRAGGDALVVANVQETDLAGHQQDTGRYGQVLEQVDSGLAGLLALLTDTGDRLIVTGDHGNDPSIGHAHHTREYVPVLIHRPEGAGVELLPDARSLADVGATAARSLALSPRDLAAGSPIGTDGEARAAAPRT
- a CDS encoding AAA family ATPase, whose product is MREEQEFIDRLHARVDALRGVAADGVEHALTPVGTGQQARLERDILVAERSGLLAALNAVDGSLCFGRIDRSDGLAHHIGRIGIREDDAEHTPVLIDWRAPVARPFYLATGHTPMGLRRRRHITTEGRTVTELHDEILDLGDRDRTGFEDPNGDAVLLAALDSARTGRMGDIVRTIQAEQDAIIRAPHRGVLVVEGGPGTGKTAVALHRAAFLLYEHRELLAKRAVLIVGPNPAFLRYIAEVLPALGETGVLLATQAELFPGVHATGTDSARAATVKGGEPMAEALALAVRDRQRLPEPGAAVVIPHEDGGDLVLDWEIAYEARQAARDTRLPHNLARPHFVFRVIDALTAQLVERIGADPYGGPNFLGPDDVAQLGRGVALSKEVHAAVDELWPPLTPEGFLADYLADPVYVPDEDADAIRRPAAAGAWTPADVPLLDEAAELLGVDDSAQRAAAEAARQERVGYAQGVLELSRGSESYEFEDEESEVLAAHDIIDAERMAERHEEADHRTAAERAAADRTWAFGHIIVDEAQELSPMAWRLLMRRAPSRSLTLVGDPAQTSEEAGVGSWEKILRPYVGDRFEHVGLKVNYRTPAEIMELAAEVLREKDPAFTAPVSVRSTGEKPWTRDAGEDLAGEVARAVVELTPREGRLALIAPRALHEEIAAPLDGVTAGEAPDLTHPVVLLDPRQAKGLEFDHVLVVEPARFGTSDLYVALTRATQRLGIVHREGLPPALR
- a CDS encoding AI-2E family transporter; this translates as MSSPLSSTKTAAALRTSARVSAEVLLVLVAAAVALWVLGRMWSVVWPLIVGLFLTTLTWPLARFLRRLGWWPSLAASVVTVFSLLVGAGIVALIAVPVAGESGELADGVIQGIDKLREWAAGPPLNIGDDQITGALDTATAQLQDSVGSVVTTAVTGVSTVVNGLVTAVLAIFLMFFFLKDGPRFLPWLTRQLPGRLATDVPEVASRCWDTLGAFVRSQAFVGLLDAVFIGLGLWILGVPLVLPLAVLTFVCAFVPIVGALFAGFVAVVIALVSNGPMDALLVLAIIVVVQQLEGNVFQPMIQSRGLGLHAATVLLAVTLGGSLAGVVGSLLAVPVAAVLGVVWNYLREQLVEEPPEAGAPADEAGAPVPSA
- a CDS encoding alpha/beta hydrolase — translated: MRVRRKAIVRFAVLLSLLLGATAQAAPPDGDSTGIRVTGERWIGHRLLELTVRSTALGGPATVRLLTPDGWEKRGSGERWPVLYLLAGGHGDPEAWTEDYAVERLPHLRDVLVVMPSMPVFGFYSDWWNHGDGGAPRVETFHLDEVRPLLERSYGAGERRVAAGESQGGFGALAYAARHPGLFRAVAGFSGYVHPLQHPRAVRAGLDYLGLDRSALWGDPVAQRRIWQNHDPYYRPERLRGVEVHLSSGDGRAGALDPPGTEPDPHVPGLEDPEHPFPEDVLSPTEAIMGAENRAMASRLRAHGVAVTTHFYRGTHSPPYWERELRGALPALLRTLGR
- a CDS encoding NAD(P)-dependent alcohol dehydrogenase, which encodes MTTVAAYAAPRAKAPLERTTIERRPVGEFDILIDIKFAGICHSDIHQARDGWGEGIFPMVPGHEIAGIVAETGSGVTRFKVGDRVGVGCMVDSCGKCDACLMGREQHCAEGNTQTYNALDRGGEPTYGGYSTHIVVAETFALSIPEGIALDEAAPLLCAGITTYSPLKRWGAGPGRKVAVVGLGGLGHMAVKIAHALGAEVTVLSQSLRKKDDGLKLGADHYYATSDPRTFEELAGAFDVILSTVSAPLDFGAYLGLLRTDGTLVNVGAPEEPISLNLFSLILGNKSIAGSAIGGIAETQEMLDFCAVHGLGAEIEVIGADRINEAYERVLASDVRYRFVIDTATI
- a CDS encoding helix-turn-helix domain-containing protein gives rise to the protein MDDRPEAAAPEPLDGRAELSEFLRTRRAKLQPGDVGLPEFGRHRRVPGLRREELAQLAGVSVAYYTRLEQGNGRNVSAEVLDAIARALRLTDAESAHLTHLAKPARHKRKRRPARVQRVRKGVLYLLDSMDGIPAYVTGARSDVLAWNPMAAAVFGDWGTLPPGERNWARLVFLSPAYRDLFVNWDSKASDMVSYLRLYAGCHPDDPELSALVGELSVKSDEFRRLWATHNVKEKGHGVKLLRHPLVGELTLSYETLNLPDDEEQHLVTYHAEPGSESAQALRLLASWGADAGRADVISEAGRGPAGER
- a CDS encoding class I SAM-dependent methyltransferase, producing MTDEIFVHPRLAALYDPLDPDRGDLEPYVRLAEEFGARRVLDIGCGTGVFVLLLAGRGIEVVGVDPARASLDVARAKPGGDRVRWIRGDAAALPPLRVDLVTMTANVAQEIVDPADWEATLRGAHEALRPGGHLVFETRDPARRAWEAWNRESSHRVTEIPGVGPVESWVEVTEVVGPLVSFRWTYVFRGDGQVLTSDSTLRFRERQEAEADLTARGFVVRDVRGAPDRPGREFVLIARRPDPGPPH